The following coding sequences are from one Delphinus delphis chromosome 19, mDelDel1.2, whole genome shotgun sequence window:
- the MED1 gene encoding mediator of RNA polymerase II transcription subunit 1 isoform X1, whose amino-acid sequence MKAQGETEESEKLSKMSSLLERLHAKFNQNRPWSETIKLVRQVMEKRVVMSSGGHQHLVSCLETLQKALKVTSLPAMTDRLESIARQNGLGSHLSASGTECYITSDMFYVEVQLDPAGQLCDVKVAHHGENPVSCPELVQQLREKNFDEFSKHLKGLVNLYNLPGDNKLKTKMYLALQSLEQDLSKMAVMYWKATNAGPLDKILHGSVGYLTPRSGGHLMNLKYYASPSDLLDDKTTSPIILHENNVPRSLGMNASVTIEGTSAMYKLPIAPLIMGSHPVDNKWTPSFSSITSANSVDLPACFFLKFPQPIPVSRAFVQKLQNCTGIPLFETQPTYVPLYELITQFELSKDPDPIPLNHNMRFYAALPGQQHCYFLNKDAPLPDGRSLQGTLVSKITFQHPGRVPLILNLIRHQVAYNTLIGSCVKRTILKEDSPGLLQFEVCPLSESRFSVSFQHPVNDSLVCVVMDVQDSTHVSCKLYKGLSDALICTDDFIAKVVQRCMSIPVTMRAIRRKAETIQADTPALSLIAETVEDMVKKNLPPASSPGYGMTTGNNPMSGTTTPTNTFPGGPITTLFNMSMSIKDRHESVGHGEDFSKVSQNPILTSLLQITGNGGSTIGSSPTPPHHTPPPVSSMAGNTKNHPMLMNLLKDNPAQDFSTLYGSSPLERQNSSSGSPRMEMCSGSNKAKKKKSSRLPPDKPKHQTEDDFQRELFSMDVDSQNPIFDVNMTADTLDTPHITPAPSQCSTPPTTYPQPVPHPQSSIQRMVRLSSSDSIGPDVTDILSDIAEEASKLPSTSDDCPPIGTPVRDSSSSGHSQSALFDPDVFQANNNENPYTDPADLIADAAGSPSSDSPTNHFFPDGVDFNPDLLNSQSQSGFGEEYFDESSQSGDNDDFKGFTSQALNTLGVPMLGGDNGETKFKGNSQADTVDFSIIAVAGKALGPTDLMEHHSGSQSPLLTTGDLGKEKTQKRVKEGNGTSNSSLSGPGLDSKPGKRSRTPSNDGKSKDKPPKRKKADTEGKSPSHSCSNRPFTPPTSTGGSKSPGSSGRSQTPPGVATPPIPKITIQIPKGTVMVGKPSSHSQYTSSGSVSSSGSKSHHSHSSSSSASNSGKMKSSKSEGSSSSKLSSSIYSSQGSSGSSQSKNSSQSGGKPGSSPITKHGLSSGSSSTKMKPQGKPSSLMNPSLSKPNISPSHSRPPGGSDKLASPMKPVPGTPPSSKAKSPISSGSGGSHMSGTSSSTGMKSSSGLGSSGSLSQKTPPSSNSCTASSSSFSSSGSSMSSSQNQHGSSKGKSPSRNKKPSLTAVIDKLKHGVVTSGPGGEDPMDGQVGVSTNSSSHPVSSKHNMSGGEFQGKREKSDKDKSKVSTLGGSVDSSKKTSESKNVGSTGVAKIIISKHDGGSPSIKAKVTLQKPGESSGEGLRPQMASSKNYGSPLISGSTPKHERGSPSHSKSPAYTPQNLDSESESGSSIAEKSYQNSPSSDDGIRPLPEYSTEKHKKHKKEKKKVKDKDRDRDRDKDRDKKKSHSIKPESWSKSPISSDQSLSMTSNTILSTDRPSRLSPDFMIGEEDDDLMDVALIGN is encoded by the exons ATGAAGGCTCAGGGGGAAACCGAGG AGTCGGAAAAGCTGAGTAAGATGAGTTCTCTCTTGGAACGGCTCCATGCAAAATTTAACCAAAATAGACCTTGGAGTGAAACCATTAAGCTTGTGCGTCAAGTCATG GAGAAGAGGGTTGTGATGAGTTCTGGAGGGCACCAACATTTGGTCAGCTGCTTGGAGACGCTGCAGAAAGCTCTCAAAG TAACATCTTTACCAGCAATGACTGACCGTTTGGAGTCTATAGCAAGACAGAATGG ACTGGGCTCTCATCTCAGTGCCAGTGGCACTGAATGTTACATCACGTCAGATATGTTCTATGTGGAAGTGCAGTTAGATCCTGCAGGACAGCTTTGTGATGTAAaagtggctcaccatggggagaATCCTGTG aGCTGTCCAGAGCTTGTACAGCAGCTAAG ggaaaaaaattttgatgaattttctAAGCACCTTAAGGGTCTTGTTAATCTTTATAACCTTCCAGGGGACaa CAAACTAAAGACTAAAATGTACTTGGCTCTCCAATCCTTAGAACAGGATCTATCTAAAATGGCAGTTATGTATTG GAAAGCAACCAATGCTGGTCCCTTGGATAAGATTCTTCATGGAAGTGTTGGCTATCTCACTCCAAGAAGTGGGG GTCATTTGATGAACTTGAAGTATTATGCTTCTCCTTCTGACCTGCTGGATGATAAGACTACATCCCCTATCATTTTGCATGAGAATAATG ttCCTCGATCTTTGGGCATGAATGCATCAGTGACAATCGAAGGAACATCTGCTATGTATAAACTCCCAATTGCACCATTAATTATGGGGTCACATCCAGTTGACAACAAATG gactccctccttctcctcaaTCACCAGTGCCAACAGTGTTGATCTTCCTGCCTGTTTCTTCTTGAAATTTCCCCAGCCAATCCCAGTATCTAGAGCATTTGTTCAGAAACTTCAGAACTGCACAG GAATTCCATTGTTTGAAACCCAACCAACTTATGTACCCCTTTATGAACTGATCACTCAATTTGAGCTGTCAAAGGACCCTGACCCTATACCTTTGAATCACAACATGCGATTTTATGCT GCTCTTCCAGGTCAGCAGCATTGCTATTTCCTCAACAAAGATGCTCCTCTTCCAGATGGTAGAAGTCTACAGGGAACCCTTGTTAGCAAAATCACCTTTCAGCACCCTGGCCGGGTTCCTCTTATCCTGAATCTGATCAGACACCAAGTGGCCTATAACACCCTAATTGGAAGCTGTGTCAAAAGAACTATTCTGAAAGAAG aTTCTCCTGGGCTACTCCAATTTGAAGTGTGTCCCCTCTCAGAATCCCGTTTCAGCGTATCTTTTCAGCACCCTGTGAATGACTCCCTGGTGTGTG TGGTAATGGATGTGCAGGACTCAACACATGTGAGCTGTAAACTCTACAAGGGGCTGTCAGATGCACTCATCTGCACAGATGACTTCATTGCCAAAGTTGTTCAAAG atgtatGTCCATCCCTGTGACGATGAGGGCTATTCGGAGGAAAGCTGAAACCATTCAGGCCGACACTCCAGCACTGTCCCTCATTGCAGAGACAGTTGAAGACATGGTGAAAAAGAACCTGCCCCCGGCTAGCAGCCCAGGGTATGGCATGACCACAGGCAACAACCCAATGAGTGGTACCACTACACCAACCAACACCTTTCCGGGGGGTCCCATTACCACCTTGTTTAATATGAGCATGAGCATCAAAGATCGGCATGAGTCGGTGGGCCATGGGGAGGACTTCAGCAAGGTATCTCAGAACCCAATTCTTACCAGTTTGTTGCAAATCACAGGGAACGGGGGGTCTACCATTGGCTCGAGTCCGACCCCTCCTCATCACACGCCGCCACCTGTCTCTTCGATGGCCGGCAACACCAAGAACCACCCGATGCTCATGAACCTTCTTAAAGATAATCCTGCCCAGGATTTCTCAACCCTTTATGGAAGCAGCCCTTTAGAAAGGCAGAACTCCTCTTCCGGCTCACCCCGGATGGAAATGTGCTCGGGAAGCAACAAGGCAAAGAAGAAGAAGTCATCAAGATTACCACCTGACAAACCCAAGCACCAGACTGAAGATGACTTTCAGAGGGAGCTATTTTCAATGGATGTTGACTCACAGAACCCTATCTTTGATGTCAACATGACAGCTGACACGCTGGATACGCCACACATCACTCCAGCTCCAAGCCAGTGTAGCACTCCCCCAACAACTTACCCACAACCAGTACCTCATCCCCAATCCAGTATTCAAAGGATGGTCCGACTATCCAGTTCAGACAGCATTGGCCCGGATGTAACTGATATCCTTTCAGACATTGCAGAAGAAGCTTCTAAGCTTCCCAGCACTAGTGACGATTGTCCACCCATTGGCACCCCTGTTCGAGATTCTTCAAGCTCTGGGCATTCTCAGAGTGCCCTCTTTGACCCTGATGTCTTTCAAgccaataataatgaaaatccaTACACTGATCCAGCTGACCTTATTGCAGATGCTGCTGGAAGCCCCAGTAGTGACTCTCCTAccaatcatttttttcctgatggAGTAGATTTCAATCCTGATTTGTTGAACAGCCAGAGCCAAAGTGGTTTTGGAGAAGAATATTTTGATGAAAGCAGCCAAAGTGGAGATAATGATGATTTCAAAGGATTTACATCTCAGGCACTAAATACTTTGGGGGTGCCAATGCTTGGAGGTGATAATGGGGAGACTAAGTTTAAAGGCAATAGCCAAGCTGACACAGTTGATTTCAGTATAATAGCAGTGGCTGGTAAGGCTTTGGGTCCTACAGATCTTATGGAGCATCACAGTGGTAGCCAGAGTCCTTTATTGACCACTGGGGACTTAGGGAAAGAAAAGACTCAAAAGAGAGTAAAGGAAGGCAATGGCACCAGTAACAGTAGTCTATCAGGGCCAGGATTAGACAGCAAACCAGGGAAGCGCAGTCGAACCCCTTCTAATGATGGCAAAAGCAAAGATAAGCCTCCAAAACGGAAGAAGGCAGACACTGAGGGGAAGTCTCCATCTCACAGTTGTTCTAACCGACCTTTCACCCCACCTACTAGTACAGGTGGATCCAAATCTCCAGGCAGTTCAGGAAGATCTCAGACTCCCCCAGGTGTTGCCACACCACCCATTCCCAAAATCACTATTCAGATTCCTAAGGGAACCGTGATGGTGGGCAAGCCCTCCTCTCACAGTCAGTATACCAGCAGTGGTTCTGTGTCTTCCTCAGGAAGTAAAAGCCACCATAGCCATTCTTCCTCGTCTTCTGCTTCCAACTCAGGCAAGATGAAAAGCAGTAAATCAGAAGGTTCATCAAGTTCCAAGTTAAGTAGCAGTATATATTCTAGCCAGGGGTCTTCGGGATCTAGCCAGTCCAAAAATTCATCCCAGTCTGGGGGGAAGCCTGGCTCCTCTCCTATTACCAAGCATGGACTGAGCAGTGGCTCCAGCAGCACCAAGATGAAACCTCAAGGGAAGCCATCATCACTTATGAATCCTTCTTTGAGTAAACCAAACATATCCCCTTCCCATTCAAGGCCACCTGGAGGCTCTGATAAGCTTGCCTCTCCAATGAAGCCTGTTCCTGGGACTCCCCCATCCTCTAAAGCCAAGTCTCCTATCAGTTCAGGTTCTGGTGGTTCTCACATGTCTGGAACTAGTTCAAGCACTGGCATGAAGTCATCTTCAGGGTTAGGATCTTCAGGCTCATTGTCTCAGAAAACTCCCCCATCATCTAACTCTTGTACTgcatcttcctcttccttttcctcaagTGGCTCTTCCATGTCATCCTCTCAGAACCAGCATGGGAGTTCCAAAGGGAAATCTCCCAGCAGAAATAAGAAGCCGTCCTTAACAGCTGTCATAGATAAACTGAAGCATGGGGTTGTCACCAGTGGCCCTGGGGGTGAAGACCCAATGGACGGCCAGGTGGGGGTGAGCACAAATTCTTCTAGCCATCCTGTGTCCTCCAAACATAACATGTCAGGAGGAGAGTTCCAGGGCAAGCGTGAGAAAAGTGATAAAGACAAATCAAAGGTTTCCACCTTGGGGGGCTCGGTGGATTCATCTAAGAAGACCTCAGAGTCAAAAAATGTGGGGAGCACGGGTGTGGCAAAAATTATCATCAGCAAGCATGATGGGGGATCCCCCAGCATTAAAGCCAAAGTGACTTTGCAGAAACCTGGGGAAAGTAGTGGAGAAGGGCTGAGGCCTCAGATGGCCTCCTCCAAAAACTATGGCTCTCCACTCATCAGTGGTTCCACTCCAAAGCATGAGCGTGGCTCTCCCAGTCATAGTAAGTCACCAGCATATACCCCCCAGAATCTGGACAGTGAGAGTGAGTCAGGCTCCTCCATAGCGGAGAAGTCTTATCAGAACAGTCCCAGCTCAGATGATGGCATCCGACCTCTTCCAGAGTACAGCACAGAGAAGCATAAgaagcacaaaaaagaaaagaagaaagtaaaagacaaagaTAGGGACCGGGACCGGGACAAAGACCGAGACAAGAAAAAATCTCATAGCATCAAGCCAGAGAGTTGGTCTAAATCACCCATCTCTTCAGACCAGTCCTTGTCTATGACAAGTAACACAATCTTATCTACAGACAGGCCCTCAAGGCTTAGCCCTGACTTTATGATTGGGGAGGAAGATGACGATCTTATGGATGTGGCCCTGATTGGCAACTAG
- the MED1 gene encoding mediator of RNA polymerase II transcription subunit 1 isoform X2 translates to MSSGGHQHLVSCLETLQKALKVTSLPAMTDRLESIARQNGLGSHLSASGTECYITSDMFYVEVQLDPAGQLCDVKVAHHGENPVSCPELVQQLREKNFDEFSKHLKGLVNLYNLPGDNKLKTKMYLALQSLEQDLSKMAVMYWKATNAGPLDKILHGSVGYLTPRSGGHLMNLKYYASPSDLLDDKTTSPIILHENNVPRSLGMNASVTIEGTSAMYKLPIAPLIMGSHPVDNKWTPSFSSITSANSVDLPACFFLKFPQPIPVSRAFVQKLQNCTGIPLFETQPTYVPLYELITQFELSKDPDPIPLNHNMRFYAALPGQQHCYFLNKDAPLPDGRSLQGTLVSKITFQHPGRVPLILNLIRHQVAYNTLIGSCVKRTILKEDSPGLLQFEVCPLSESRFSVSFQHPVNDSLVCVVMDVQDSTHVSCKLYKGLSDALICTDDFIAKVVQRCMSIPVTMRAIRRKAETIQADTPALSLIAETVEDMVKKNLPPASSPGYGMTTGNNPMSGTTTPTNTFPGGPITTLFNMSMSIKDRHESVGHGEDFSKVSQNPILTSLLQITGNGGSTIGSSPTPPHHTPPPVSSMAGNTKNHPMLMNLLKDNPAQDFSTLYGSSPLERQNSSSGSPRMEMCSGSNKAKKKKSSRLPPDKPKHQTEDDFQRELFSMDVDSQNPIFDVNMTADTLDTPHITPAPSQCSTPPTTYPQPVPHPQSSIQRMVRLSSSDSIGPDVTDILSDIAEEASKLPSTSDDCPPIGTPVRDSSSSGHSQSALFDPDVFQANNNENPYTDPADLIADAAGSPSSDSPTNHFFPDGVDFNPDLLNSQSQSGFGEEYFDESSQSGDNDDFKGFTSQALNTLGVPMLGGDNGETKFKGNSQADTVDFSIIAVAGKALGPTDLMEHHSGSQSPLLTTGDLGKEKTQKRVKEGNGTSNSSLSGPGLDSKPGKRSRTPSNDGKSKDKPPKRKKADTEGKSPSHSCSNRPFTPPTSTGGSKSPGSSGRSQTPPGVATPPIPKITIQIPKGTVMVGKPSSHSQYTSSGSVSSSGSKSHHSHSSSSSASNSGKMKSSKSEGSSSSKLSSSIYSSQGSSGSSQSKNSSQSGGKPGSSPITKHGLSSGSSSTKMKPQGKPSSLMNPSLSKPNISPSHSRPPGGSDKLASPMKPVPGTPPSSKAKSPISSGSGGSHMSGTSSSTGMKSSSGLGSSGSLSQKTPPSSNSCTASSSSFSSSGSSMSSSQNQHGSSKGKSPSRNKKPSLTAVIDKLKHGVVTSGPGGEDPMDGQVGVSTNSSSHPVSSKHNMSGGEFQGKREKSDKDKSKVSTLGGSVDSSKKTSESKNVGSTGVAKIIISKHDGGSPSIKAKVTLQKPGESSGEGLRPQMASSKNYGSPLISGSTPKHERGSPSHSKSPAYTPQNLDSESESGSSIAEKSYQNSPSSDDGIRPLPEYSTEKHKKHKKEKKKVKDKDRDRDRDKDRDKKKSHSIKPESWSKSPISSDQSLSMTSNTILSTDRPSRLSPDFMIGEEDDDLMDVALIGN, encoded by the exons ATGAGTTCTGGAGGGCACCAACATTTGGTCAGCTGCTTGGAGACGCTGCAGAAAGCTCTCAAAG TAACATCTTTACCAGCAATGACTGACCGTTTGGAGTCTATAGCAAGACAGAATGG ACTGGGCTCTCATCTCAGTGCCAGTGGCACTGAATGTTACATCACGTCAGATATGTTCTATGTGGAAGTGCAGTTAGATCCTGCAGGACAGCTTTGTGATGTAAaagtggctcaccatggggagaATCCTGTG aGCTGTCCAGAGCTTGTACAGCAGCTAAG ggaaaaaaattttgatgaattttctAAGCACCTTAAGGGTCTTGTTAATCTTTATAACCTTCCAGGGGACaa CAAACTAAAGACTAAAATGTACTTGGCTCTCCAATCCTTAGAACAGGATCTATCTAAAATGGCAGTTATGTATTG GAAAGCAACCAATGCTGGTCCCTTGGATAAGATTCTTCATGGAAGTGTTGGCTATCTCACTCCAAGAAGTGGGG GTCATTTGATGAACTTGAAGTATTATGCTTCTCCTTCTGACCTGCTGGATGATAAGACTACATCCCCTATCATTTTGCATGAGAATAATG ttCCTCGATCTTTGGGCATGAATGCATCAGTGACAATCGAAGGAACATCTGCTATGTATAAACTCCCAATTGCACCATTAATTATGGGGTCACATCCAGTTGACAACAAATG gactccctccttctcctcaaTCACCAGTGCCAACAGTGTTGATCTTCCTGCCTGTTTCTTCTTGAAATTTCCCCAGCCAATCCCAGTATCTAGAGCATTTGTTCAGAAACTTCAGAACTGCACAG GAATTCCATTGTTTGAAACCCAACCAACTTATGTACCCCTTTATGAACTGATCACTCAATTTGAGCTGTCAAAGGACCCTGACCCTATACCTTTGAATCACAACATGCGATTTTATGCT GCTCTTCCAGGTCAGCAGCATTGCTATTTCCTCAACAAAGATGCTCCTCTTCCAGATGGTAGAAGTCTACAGGGAACCCTTGTTAGCAAAATCACCTTTCAGCACCCTGGCCGGGTTCCTCTTATCCTGAATCTGATCAGACACCAAGTGGCCTATAACACCCTAATTGGAAGCTGTGTCAAAAGAACTATTCTGAAAGAAG aTTCTCCTGGGCTACTCCAATTTGAAGTGTGTCCCCTCTCAGAATCCCGTTTCAGCGTATCTTTTCAGCACCCTGTGAATGACTCCCTGGTGTGTG TGGTAATGGATGTGCAGGACTCAACACATGTGAGCTGTAAACTCTACAAGGGGCTGTCAGATGCACTCATCTGCACAGATGACTTCATTGCCAAAGTTGTTCAAAG atgtatGTCCATCCCTGTGACGATGAGGGCTATTCGGAGGAAAGCTGAAACCATTCAGGCCGACACTCCAGCACTGTCCCTCATTGCAGAGACAGTTGAAGACATGGTGAAAAAGAACCTGCCCCCGGCTAGCAGCCCAGGGTATGGCATGACCACAGGCAACAACCCAATGAGTGGTACCACTACACCAACCAACACCTTTCCGGGGGGTCCCATTACCACCTTGTTTAATATGAGCATGAGCATCAAAGATCGGCATGAGTCGGTGGGCCATGGGGAGGACTTCAGCAAGGTATCTCAGAACCCAATTCTTACCAGTTTGTTGCAAATCACAGGGAACGGGGGGTCTACCATTGGCTCGAGTCCGACCCCTCCTCATCACACGCCGCCACCTGTCTCTTCGATGGCCGGCAACACCAAGAACCACCCGATGCTCATGAACCTTCTTAAAGATAATCCTGCCCAGGATTTCTCAACCCTTTATGGAAGCAGCCCTTTAGAAAGGCAGAACTCCTCTTCCGGCTCACCCCGGATGGAAATGTGCTCGGGAAGCAACAAGGCAAAGAAGAAGAAGTCATCAAGATTACCACCTGACAAACCCAAGCACCAGACTGAAGATGACTTTCAGAGGGAGCTATTTTCAATGGATGTTGACTCACAGAACCCTATCTTTGATGTCAACATGACAGCTGACACGCTGGATACGCCACACATCACTCCAGCTCCAAGCCAGTGTAGCACTCCCCCAACAACTTACCCACAACCAGTACCTCATCCCCAATCCAGTATTCAAAGGATGGTCCGACTATCCAGTTCAGACAGCATTGGCCCGGATGTAACTGATATCCTTTCAGACATTGCAGAAGAAGCTTCTAAGCTTCCCAGCACTAGTGACGATTGTCCACCCATTGGCACCCCTGTTCGAGATTCTTCAAGCTCTGGGCATTCTCAGAGTGCCCTCTTTGACCCTGATGTCTTTCAAgccaataataatgaaaatccaTACACTGATCCAGCTGACCTTATTGCAGATGCTGCTGGAAGCCCCAGTAGTGACTCTCCTAccaatcatttttttcctgatggAGTAGATTTCAATCCTGATTTGTTGAACAGCCAGAGCCAAAGTGGTTTTGGAGAAGAATATTTTGATGAAAGCAGCCAAAGTGGAGATAATGATGATTTCAAAGGATTTACATCTCAGGCACTAAATACTTTGGGGGTGCCAATGCTTGGAGGTGATAATGGGGAGACTAAGTTTAAAGGCAATAGCCAAGCTGACACAGTTGATTTCAGTATAATAGCAGTGGCTGGTAAGGCTTTGGGTCCTACAGATCTTATGGAGCATCACAGTGGTAGCCAGAGTCCTTTATTGACCACTGGGGACTTAGGGAAAGAAAAGACTCAAAAGAGAGTAAAGGAAGGCAATGGCACCAGTAACAGTAGTCTATCAGGGCCAGGATTAGACAGCAAACCAGGGAAGCGCAGTCGAACCCCTTCTAATGATGGCAAAAGCAAAGATAAGCCTCCAAAACGGAAGAAGGCAGACACTGAGGGGAAGTCTCCATCTCACAGTTGTTCTAACCGACCTTTCACCCCACCTACTAGTACAGGTGGATCCAAATCTCCAGGCAGTTCAGGAAGATCTCAGACTCCCCCAGGTGTTGCCACACCACCCATTCCCAAAATCACTATTCAGATTCCTAAGGGAACCGTGATGGTGGGCAAGCCCTCCTCTCACAGTCAGTATACCAGCAGTGGTTCTGTGTCTTCCTCAGGAAGTAAAAGCCACCATAGCCATTCTTCCTCGTCTTCTGCTTCCAACTCAGGCAAGATGAAAAGCAGTAAATCAGAAGGTTCATCAAGTTCCAAGTTAAGTAGCAGTATATATTCTAGCCAGGGGTCTTCGGGATCTAGCCAGTCCAAAAATTCATCCCAGTCTGGGGGGAAGCCTGGCTCCTCTCCTATTACCAAGCATGGACTGAGCAGTGGCTCCAGCAGCACCAAGATGAAACCTCAAGGGAAGCCATCATCACTTATGAATCCTTCTTTGAGTAAACCAAACATATCCCCTTCCCATTCAAGGCCACCTGGAGGCTCTGATAAGCTTGCCTCTCCAATGAAGCCTGTTCCTGGGACTCCCCCATCCTCTAAAGCCAAGTCTCCTATCAGTTCAGGTTCTGGTGGTTCTCACATGTCTGGAACTAGTTCAAGCACTGGCATGAAGTCATCTTCAGGGTTAGGATCTTCAGGCTCATTGTCTCAGAAAACTCCCCCATCATCTAACTCTTGTACTgcatcttcctcttccttttcctcaagTGGCTCTTCCATGTCATCCTCTCAGAACCAGCATGGGAGTTCCAAAGGGAAATCTCCCAGCAGAAATAAGAAGCCGTCCTTAACAGCTGTCATAGATAAACTGAAGCATGGGGTTGTCACCAGTGGCCCTGGGGGTGAAGACCCAATGGACGGCCAGGTGGGGGTGAGCACAAATTCTTCTAGCCATCCTGTGTCCTCCAAACATAACATGTCAGGAGGAGAGTTCCAGGGCAAGCGTGAGAAAAGTGATAAAGACAAATCAAAGGTTTCCACCTTGGGGGGCTCGGTGGATTCATCTAAGAAGACCTCAGAGTCAAAAAATGTGGGGAGCACGGGTGTGGCAAAAATTATCATCAGCAAGCATGATGGGGGATCCCCCAGCATTAAAGCCAAAGTGACTTTGCAGAAACCTGGGGAAAGTAGTGGAGAAGGGCTGAGGCCTCAGATGGCCTCCTCCAAAAACTATGGCTCTCCACTCATCAGTGGTTCCACTCCAAAGCATGAGCGTGGCTCTCCCAGTCATAGTAAGTCACCAGCATATACCCCCCAGAATCTGGACAGTGAGAGTGAGTCAGGCTCCTCCATAGCGGAGAAGTCTTATCAGAACAGTCCCAGCTCAGATGATGGCATCCGACCTCTTCCAGAGTACAGCACAGAGAAGCATAAgaagcacaaaaaagaaaagaagaaagtaaaagacaaagaTAGGGACCGGGACCGGGACAAAGACCGAGACAAGAAAAAATCTCATAGCATCAAGCCAGAGAGTTGGTCTAAATCACCCATCTCTTCAGACCAGTCCTTGTCTATGACAAGTAACACAATCTTATCTACAGACAGGCCCTCAAGGCTTAGCCCTGACTTTATGATTGGGGAGGAAGATGACGATCTTATGGATGTGGCCCTGATTGGCAACTAG